The following proteins are co-located in the Paenibacillus sp. FSL H8-0079 genome:
- a CDS encoding glycoside hydrolase family 1 protein, producing MTMKEGFYWGGATAANQFEGGWNQGGKGPSTSDMMTGGTHTIPRRITPVLEEGTYYPSHEAVDFYGHYKEDIAMMAEMGFKMFRMSINWSRIYPNGYDLEPNEEGLQFYDNVFAELKKYNIEPLVTISHYETPFGLTQKYNGWASREVIDCYIRYCTTLFNRYKDQVKYWLTFNEINILTMPMGAYMGAGILLEGKEALTDGIDNPQTRFQALHHQFVASAKAVKLGHEINPEFKIGCMVAFMTTYPNTCNPDDMLLAQKKDQLSNMICGDVQVRGAYPGFAKRFFAEEGIQIEMQPGDEQTLREGCVDFYSFSYYMSLVESADQTLERAEGNLLGGIKNPYLEASDWGWQIDPKGLRYTLNHLYDRYQIPLMVVENGLGAVDVVEEDGSIQDDYRIDYLKGHIEQMKEAVADGVDLIAYTMWGCIDLVSASTGEMKKRYGFIHVNKDNDGNGDLSRTPKKSFHWYKKVIESNGEEL from the coding sequence ATGACAATGAAAGAAGGATTCTACTGGGGTGGCGCAACGGCTGCCAATCAATTCGAAGGTGGATGGAACCAAGGTGGTAAGGGACCAAGCACGTCTGACATGATGACAGGGGGAACCCACACGATTCCACGCCGGATTACGCCTGTATTGGAAGAGGGTACGTATTATCCGAGCCATGAAGCGGTTGATTTTTACGGACATTACAAAGAAGATATTGCGATGATGGCAGAGATGGGCTTCAAAATGTTCCGCATGTCCATCAACTGGTCCCGGATCTATCCGAACGGTTACGATCTGGAGCCAAACGAAGAGGGATTGCAGTTCTACGATAATGTCTTTGCCGAGTTGAAAAAATACAATATTGAGCCGCTCGTAACGATCTCCCATTATGAAACGCCATTCGGTCTGACACAGAAGTATAACGGTTGGGCTTCCCGTGAAGTTATCGATTGTTATATCCGTTATTGTACAACCCTCTTTAACCGTTACAAGGATCAAGTGAAATACTGGCTGACGTTCAACGAAATCAACATTTTGACAATGCCAATGGGTGCTTATATGGGTGCCGGTATCTTGTTGGAAGGCAAAGAGGCATTGACGGATGGAATCGATAATCCACAGACTCGTTTCCAGGCACTGCATCACCAATTTGTCGCAAGTGCTAAAGCGGTAAAACTGGGACATGAGATCAATCCTGAGTTCAAAATTGGCTGTATGGTTGCGTTTATGACAACGTATCCAAATACATGTAACCCGGACGACATGCTGCTTGCACAGAAGAAAGACCAGCTGTCGAACATGATCTGTGGTGACGTACAGGTTCGTGGAGCGTATCCTGGATTCGCCAAACGTTTCTTCGCTGAAGAAGGTATCCAGATCGAGATGCAACCGGGAGACGAGCAGACCCTGCGTGAAGGCTGCGTAGACTTTTATTCCTTCAGTTATTACATGTCTCTGGTTGAAAGTGCGGATCAGACGCTGGAAAGAGCAGAAGGCAATCTGCTTGGCGGTATCAAAAATCCATATCTCGAAGCTTCCGACTGGGGCTGGCAGATCGATCCGAAAGGATTGCGTTACACTTTGAATCATCTGTATGATCGTTATCAGATTCCATTGATGGTGGTTGAGAACGGCCTGGGCGCTGTCGATGTGGTCGAGGAAGACGGCTCCATTCAGGATGACTATCGCATTGATTATCTGAAAGGTCACATTGAACAAATGAAAGAAGCGGTAGCTGACGGCGTAGATCTCATTGCCTACACGATGTGGGGATGTATCGACCTGGTTAGCGCATCCACTGGAGAGATGAAGAAGCGTTATGGCTTCATTCATGTTAACAAGGACAATGATGGTAACGGAGACTTGAGCAGAACACCGAAGAAGAGTTTCCACTGGTACAAAAAAGTTATTGAATCCAATGGTGAAGAGCTATAA
- a CDS encoding NUDIX domain-containing protein yields the protein MKFIVSASVIVLNEKNEILLMRDRRGWEMPQGCLEEGETIREAAIREVKEETGIEVELISFCGLYQNITRGVCNNIFTGKPVGGTLKTSIESDEVGYFSLEEARKMIIWGNFIERIDMALNNQTHPFLVEFRES from the coding sequence ATGAAATTCATCGTTTCAGCTAGTGTGATTGTGCTCAATGAAAAAAATGAAATTCTGTTAATGCGAGATCGTCGTGGTTGGGAGATGCCTCAAGGATGTTTAGAAGAAGGGGAAACTATTCGGGAGGCCGCTATCCGAGAAGTGAAAGAGGAAACAGGAATTGAAGTAGAACTAATTAGTTTCTGTGGGTTGTATCAGAATATAACTCGTGGTGTATGTAACAACATTTTTACAGGCAAGCCAGTGGGTGGTACATTAAAAACAAGTATAGAGAGTGATGAGGTAGGTTACTTTTCTTTGGAAGAGGCAAGGAAAATGATAATTTGGGGCAATTTCATAGAAAGAATAGATATGGCACTTAATAATCAAACTCATCCCTTTCTCGTAGAATTTCGAGAATCATAA
- a CDS encoding YafY family protein gives MENNRLFRMLLLLLEKKKATAPELARLFEISVRTVYRDIDRLSAAGIPVYTTTGKHGGIHLMDNYVMDKSLLSEEDQNEILMGLYSVSAIPHLNSAHMLQRLTALFDHKLDWIEFNFSPWGSIPLQERELFNQVKQAILTNQLITFHYINSDGEKSIPTVEPQKLIFKNSTWYFKGYIHNDPDRREFETFKMKRITQLTFLTRKHDHSVTAGSNDPELESAITLTSLTLLFSSTIAYRVHDFFEPSLIKKESDGRLRVSLELNVGEWLYSFLLSFGSELTVIEPAHVGQELLRRHIKAVEHLQNVMNKQPDNE, from the coding sequence ATGGAAAATAACCGACTATTTCGAATGTTGCTTTTGTTATTGGAGAAAAAGAAAGCCACTGCACCCGAACTCGCCCGTTTGTTCGAGATTTCTGTACGCACGGTGTACCGTGATATCGATCGGCTGAGCGCTGCCGGCATTCCCGTCTATACGACGACCGGCAAGCATGGCGGCATTCATCTCATGGACAACTATGTCATGGACAAGTCGCTGCTGTCAGAAGAAGACCAGAACGAAATTTTGATGGGACTCTATAGTGTCAGTGCGATCCCCCATCTTAACAGTGCCCATATGCTGCAACGGTTAACCGCCCTGTTTGATCACAAACTGGATTGGATTGAATTCAATTTCTCACCATGGGGCAGCATCCCTCTGCAGGAGAGAGAACTGTTCAATCAGGTGAAGCAGGCTATATTAACGAATCAACTAATTACGTTTCACTACATTAATTCGGATGGTGAGAAGAGTATTCCGACCGTGGAGCCACAGAAACTTATATTCAAAAACAGTACGTGGTACTTCAAAGGATATATCCATAATGACCCTGATCGGAGAGAATTCGAGACATTCAAGATGAAACGGATCACCCAGTTGACTTTTCTGACTAGAAAACACGATCACTCTGTTACTGCCGGATCAAACGACCCTGAATTAGAGTCAGCCATCACCTTGACCTCTCTGACACTTTTGTTCTCCAGCACCATTGCATACCGTGTACATGATTTTTTCGAACCGTCCCTCATTAAAAAAGAGTCTGATGGCAGACTCCGTGTGTCTCTGGAACTGAATGTAGGGGAATGGCTCTACTCCTTCCTGCTGTCGTTTGGTTCCGAGCTGACCGTCATCGAGCCTGCTCATGTTGGACAGGAATTGCTCAGGCGTCATATCAAAGCTGTTGAACATTTGCAGAACGTCATGAACAAACAACCCGACAATGAATGA
- the fabV gene encoding enoyl-ACP reductase FabV, giving the protein MIIKPRTRGFICTTSHPVGCAAQVQEQIDYVKSQPELKGPRNVLVIGASTGYGLASRVVSAFGAGANTVGIYRPSSSTEKRTASAGWYNSAAFEKAAEEACLKSYSVTGDAFANETREKAVELIRSELGQVDLVVYSVASARRTEPNTGEVFNSVLKPIGQSYTNKTVNFHTGEISSVTLEPANEEEIRQTVTVMGGDDWELWMDALQQGGVLADDATTIAFSYIGPELTHAIYRDGSIGQAKNHLEATAHKLNDRLSAKGGRAYLTVAKALVTQSSSAIPVVPLYISALYKVMKEKGLHEGCIEQLQRLFADRLYTGGEVPTDAEGRIRIDDWEMRADVQEEVAKLWNELTTENIYDLSDLEGYRREFFQLFGFETDGVDYEADVDPNVEMPHLVI; this is encoded by the coding sequence ATGATTATTAAACCAAGAACACGTGGTTTTATTTGTACCACTTCCCATCCTGTAGGTTGCGCTGCGCAAGTGCAGGAACAGATTGATTATGTGAAATCCCAGCCGGAGCTGAAAGGCCCTCGTAATGTGCTCGTCATCGGTGCTTCCACCGGATACGGACTGGCGTCACGCGTTGTCTCTGCTTTTGGAGCGGGAGCGAATACGGTCGGCATTTATCGTCCAAGTAGTTCTACAGAGAAACGTACAGCTTCTGCAGGATGGTACAACTCCGCTGCATTCGAAAAAGCCGCTGAGGAAGCATGCCTGAAATCGTACAGCGTTACAGGTGATGCATTTGCAAACGAAACACGAGAAAAAGCCGTTGAACTGATTCGCAGTGAACTCGGTCAAGTGGATTTGGTTGTATACAGCGTAGCCTCAGCACGTCGTACCGAGCCGAACACCGGTGAAGTATTCAACTCTGTGTTGAAGCCTATCGGACAATCCTACACGAACAAAACGGTAAACTTCCACACAGGCGAAATCAGCTCCGTTACCCTTGAACCGGCAAACGAAGAGGAAATTCGTCAGACGGTAACCGTTATGGGTGGAGACGATTGGGAACTGTGGATGGATGCCCTGCAACAAGGCGGCGTGCTTGCCGATGATGCAACAACGATCGCTTTCTCCTACATCGGTCCTGAACTTACGCATGCCATTTATCGTGATGGTTCCATCGGTCAGGCCAAGAATCACCTGGAAGCGACTGCACACAAGCTGAATGATCGTCTAAGTGCAAAAGGTGGACGTGCGTACTTAACTGTAGCCAAGGCGCTGGTGACTCAATCCAGTTCTGCGATTCCAGTCGTGCCGCTGTACATCTCAGCATTGTACAAAGTCATGAAAGAAAAAGGCTTGCATGAAGGATGTATCGAGCAATTGCAACGTCTGTTCGCTGATCGCTTGTATACGGGAGGAGAAGTTCCAACCGATGCCGAAGGCCGTATTCGCATTGACGATTGGGAGATGAGAGCTGACGTTCAGGAAGAAGTGGCGAAGCTCTGGAATGAGTTGACCACAGAGAACATCTACGATCTGTCCGATCTGGAAGGTTACCGTCGCGAATTCTTCCAGCTGTTTGGTTTTGAAACCGATGGTGTGGATTATGAAGCAGATGTTGATCCGAACGTTGAAATGCCTCATCTGGTGATATGA
- a CDS encoding class I SAM-dependent methyltransferase → MQDIRRNNVERFKGFGTLYDENRPAAPTEVVDILTTYLGSTPRMVADVGCGTGLSSWIWLNEAERIIGFEPSDDMRSVAESKWESAGKPDNLRFVSGLSHDLGLPDGSVDVLTCSQSFHWMEPQPTLREFARVLRTGGIFAAYDCDWPPMLDWQLEQAYLQLNTEADHRADSLAPQDSQAHKWSKDGHLQQIQQSGLFRYVREIVFHHHETFDADRYVNLALSQGGLQTALKLGADDLLTAADEFRALANRVFDGESRKVLFSYRMRLGIV, encoded by the coding sequence ATGCAAGACATTAGACGCAACAATGTGGAACGTTTCAAAGGTTTCGGTACGTTATACGATGAGAATCGACCAGCTGCTCCCACTGAAGTGGTGGATATTCTAACGACATATCTTGGCAGCACACCGCGTATGGTCGCAGATGTTGGCTGTGGCACCGGTTTATCCTCGTGGATCTGGCTTAATGAGGCAGAACGCATCATTGGCTTTGAACCCAGCGATGACATGAGGTCTGTCGCGGAATCCAAGTGGGAATCTGCCGGGAAACCGGATAACCTCCGGTTCGTGTCCGGCTTGTCTCATGACCTCGGGCTCCCGGATGGTAGTGTGGATGTGTTGACCTGTTCACAATCATTTCACTGGATGGAGCCGCAACCCACGCTGCGCGAGTTTGCACGTGTACTTCGTACAGGAGGCATATTTGCTGCCTACGACTGCGACTGGCCGCCAATGCTGGACTGGCAGTTGGAACAGGCCTATCTGCAGCTGAATACGGAGGCAGATCATCGAGCAGACAGTCTGGCTCCCCAGGATAGTCAGGCACACAAATGGAGCAAGGATGGGCATTTGCAGCAGATTCAGCAGTCCGGGCTATTCCGATACGTTCGGGAAATTGTGTTTCATCACCACGAGACCTTTGATGCAGACCGATACGTGAACCTGGCCCTGAGTCAAGGCGGCTTGCAAACGGCGTTGAAGCTTGGAGCGGATGATCTATTAACAGCTGCTGACGAGTTCAGAGCGCTGGCTAATCGTGTATTTGACGGAGAATCAAGAAAAGTACTATTCTCGTATCGCATGCGCCTTGGTATTGTCTGA
- a CDS encoding XRE family transcriptional regulator, producing MLKERIELLSKRKQISRKDLVEGLVTQAHFANILADRYPLPEDLAEAIAGRLGVTPSYITAAAAKDEETLERAEVIFEQMSVPASAISEDTVHALADRDDTLTVELTTALMKAVYYQQLNEATAHEYIHTSYLNFYLEKYGRPDDIDLPRPLVKALLFYKIQYYRSKMAFVDVLTHATRLSELALPGSEFWLSVQNIKMEAYIQVKQYEEAKQVFELTMRHVYDQRMFHRLSGLYVAYSGYCFAMGLVQEALSALTMAEANLVYAGNQGDLVTAIANNRIVMLTMTGELDQAQAEIERFESMLQQEPEETQQAMQPLIGVYRCEVALARKNWGVLAQSVDQLLKCATTQDQQMSATFYQSHLALAHGDREVFMERALACLPYFESAQHVMRLEPLYEGMAVVSEDQRKYKEAAMYYRKLVYLLRKK from the coding sequence ATGCTGAAAGAACGCATTGAACTGCTTAGCAAAAGAAAACAGATCTCCCGTAAAGACCTTGTGGAAGGTCTGGTCACGCAGGCTCATTTTGCAAATATCCTGGCGGATCGTTATCCGCTCCCTGAGGACTTGGCAGAAGCCATCGCTGGGCGTCTTGGGGTAACTCCTTCCTATATTACAGCGGCAGCGGCTAAGGACGAGGAAACACTCGAACGGGCAGAGGTTATTTTCGAACAAATGTCAGTTCCAGCGTCGGCGATATCAGAAGATACGGTGCATGCGCTGGCAGATCGGGATGACACGCTGACCGTAGAGCTGACAACGGCCTTGATGAAGGCGGTCTATTATCAGCAATTAAACGAAGCAACGGCTCATGAGTATATACATACGTCTTACCTCAATTTTTACCTGGAGAAATACGGTCGTCCAGACGATATTGATCTGCCGCGTCCGTTAGTCAAGGCACTCTTGTTCTATAAAATACAATATTATCGCTCCAAAATGGCATTTGTGGATGTGTTAACTCATGCAACCAGGCTCAGTGAGCTGGCGCTTCCTGGCAGTGAATTTTGGCTGTCTGTGCAAAACATCAAGATGGAGGCTTATATCCAGGTCAAACAGTATGAAGAGGCAAAACAGGTATTTGAGCTTACAATGCGTCATGTCTATGATCAGCGGATGTTCCATCGGTTGTCCGGGTTATATGTGGCATATAGTGGCTATTGCTTCGCGATGGGGTTGGTTCAGGAGGCACTCTCGGCATTAACAATGGCGGAAGCGAACCTCGTGTATGCTGGTAACCAGGGTGATCTGGTGACGGCGATTGCCAACAATCGGATTGTCATGCTGACGATGACAGGTGAACTGGATCAGGCACAGGCTGAGATTGAACGATTCGAGTCGATGTTGCAGCAGGAACCGGAAGAAACACAGCAGGCCATGCAGCCGCTCATCGGTGTGTATCGATGCGAAGTAGCTCTGGCACGCAAGAACTGGGGCGTGCTTGCGCAGAGTGTAGATCAACTTTTGAAATGTGCAACAACACAGGATCAGCAGATGAGCGCAACCTTTTACCAGAGCCATCTGGCTCTTGCACATGGAGATCGCGAGGTTTTCATGGAGCGGGCACTTGCGTGTCTGCCTTATTTTGAATCCGCGCAGCATGTCATGCGGCTTGAACCGTTATATGAAGGAATGGCTGTGGTGTCTGAGGATCAGCGGAAATACAAGGAAGCTGCGATGTATTATCGGAAGCTGGTCTATCTGTTACGCAAAAAATAG